One Gemmatimonas sp. DNA window includes the following coding sequences:
- a CDS encoding protein kinase codes for MSDLLVDLRAQLGDRYRIERELGGGGMSRVFVAEELALGRRVVLKVLPPDMAATVNTDRFRREVQFVARLQHPHIVPVLATGEDADTLWYSMPYVDGDTLRGRMSAGPMSVREAVTVWRDMLDALSYAHKAGVVHRDIKPDNVLLSGRHAVVTDFGIAKAVASATSTDGGSAALTGIGFVVGTPAYMAPEQAAGMTEIDPRADVYSTALVAYEMLTGNSPFGGMTPARALASQVQTMPASPRTLRADLPPTIDALLMRCLAKEVSDRPASADAVLEALDAIDTAGGVTTPASQTTGAGAAPGARPTSRGRGLAFLGVALAAAGAATWLLIKGGSTGSAGVPVERDLLVVASFAHEAKDSSYSRAVTEALRIDLQQSPKLRVAEPQLVASTLQTMRVAADAELTDSLARDLGRRTGAKAFVTGALRPLGSGYALTARLVSVADGSEVAALRETAKSSSELLDAIDRLSKALREQAGESVASLKASPALPSVTTSSIEALVAYSAATEYMRNGEQFLGSQQYEKALQIDSTFASAWSGLSTTLSNMGVRRADRDRAVLRAFNLRSKLPPVERLKIESRYHSSRGEFTEEMAAHKALLAIEPTNYAALNNLGRLMIGRGRYAEAEPLLRAAIASRPGAVAPWEMLYDAALARGDAALVDSLRRTMSSVPSPRTPIVVANDRAVSAGEYTSVAKRLDSILTTKPDIDIAGPVSSQRFRLQLMRGQLSAAERDITGLLEAMAAKVDPSALFEGEANIAEARIVALDDSVGARTRLAKLDAAIARSKTPLEDQKTLYRAFAHARAGNVAQARRLLASAEPLLPRDTTWRLWISGEIALAEGRPADAVRAFRRLVGAEMFCVICGSGALARSYDALGQRDSVVAIYERMLASHDPENRWGEDVFERARALKRLGELYEERGNVAQAVRRYRDFVELWKDADPTLQPVVQDVRERIARLEQKRG; via the coding sequence ATGAGCGATTTGCTAGTCGACCTCCGGGCCCAGCTGGGCGACCGCTATCGTATCGAGCGGGAGCTCGGAGGCGGTGGCATGAGTCGCGTGTTCGTGGCGGAGGAGCTCGCGCTCGGCCGGCGCGTCGTGTTGAAAGTGCTGCCGCCGGATATGGCAGCGACGGTGAACACCGACCGGTTCCGTCGTGAAGTGCAGTTCGTCGCGCGGTTGCAGCACCCACATATCGTGCCGGTGCTTGCTACCGGCGAAGATGCGGACACACTGTGGTACTCGATGCCGTATGTCGACGGCGATACACTGCGCGGTCGGATGAGCGCGGGCCCCATGAGCGTGCGCGAAGCCGTGACCGTGTGGCGTGACATGCTCGACGCGCTGTCGTACGCCCACAAGGCCGGCGTGGTGCACCGCGACATCAAGCCAGACAACGTGTTGCTGAGTGGTCGTCATGCCGTCGTGACCGACTTCGGTATCGCAAAAGCCGTGGCATCGGCCACCAGTACCGATGGTGGATCGGCCGCACTCACCGGCATCGGCTTCGTGGTGGGCACGCCGGCGTACATGGCGCCTGAGCAGGCGGCGGGCATGACGGAGATCGATCCGCGAGCGGACGTGTACTCCACCGCGCTTGTAGCGTACGAGATGCTCACGGGGAATTCTCCGTTCGGCGGGATGACGCCGGCGCGCGCACTCGCGTCGCAGGTGCAGACCATGCCGGCCTCGCCTCGAACACTGCGCGCGGACTTGCCGCCGACGATCGATGCGCTGCTCATGCGGTGTCTGGCGAAAGAGGTGAGTGATCGCCCGGCCTCGGCGGACGCGGTGCTGGAAGCGCTGGACGCGATCGACACGGCCGGTGGTGTCACGACGCCTGCCTCGCAAACCACTGGCGCAGGTGCCGCACCGGGTGCGCGCCCGACGTCGCGTGGCCGTGGCCTCGCGTTCCTCGGCGTAGCCCTGGCGGCGGCGGGTGCGGCCACGTGGCTGTTGATCAAAGGTGGTTCCACTGGCTCGGCCGGCGTTCCGGTGGAGCGCGATCTCCTCGTCGTCGCGTCGTTCGCGCACGAGGCGAAGGATTCGTCCTACTCGCGCGCCGTGACCGAAGCGCTGCGCATCGACTTACAGCAGTCGCCGAAGCTACGCGTGGCCGAGCCGCAGCTGGTGGCGAGCACGCTGCAGACGATGCGCGTGGCCGCGGATGCCGAGCTGACCGACAGTCTGGCGCGCGACTTGGGCAGACGCACCGGTGCGAAGGCCTTCGTGACCGGCGCGCTGCGGCCGCTGGGTTCCGGGTACGCGTTGACCGCACGACTGGTGAGTGTGGCCGATGGCAGCGAAGTGGCCGCGCTGCGGGAAACCGCGAAGTCGTCGTCGGAACTGCTCGACGCGATCGACCGGTTGTCGAAGGCGCTGCGTGAGCAGGCCGGTGAGTCGGTGGCGTCGTTGAAGGCCAGCCCCGCGCTGCCGTCGGTGACGACGTCGTCGATCGAGGCGCTGGTGGCCTACTCGGCGGCCACGGAGTACATGCGTAACGGCGAACAGTTTCTCGGCTCGCAGCAATACGAGAAGGCGCTGCAGATCGACAGTACCTTTGCCAGTGCGTGGAGCGGACTCTCGACGACGCTTAGCAACATGGGCGTGCGGCGCGCCGATCGTGATCGCGCCGTGCTCCGGGCGTTCAACTTGCGCAGCAAACTGCCCCCGGTCGAACGGCTCAAGATCGAGTCGCGCTATCACTCGTCGCGTGGGGAATTCACGGAGGAGATGGCGGCGCACAAGGCGCTGCTGGCGATCGAACCCACGAACTATGCGGCGCTGAACAACCTGGGCCGGTTGATGATCGGACGCGGGCGTTACGCCGAGGCGGAGCCACTGCTGCGCGCCGCGATCGCCAGCCGTCCGGGCGCCGTCGCACCGTGGGAAATGTTGTACGACGCCGCGCTCGCGCGTGGCGATGCGGCCCTGGTGGATTCGCTCCGGCGCACGATGTCGAGCGTGCCCTCGCCACGCACACCGATCGTGGTGGCGAATGACCGCGCGGTGTCAGCGGGCGAGTACACGTCGGTGGCGAAACGGCTCGACAGTATTCTCACCACCAAGCCCGACATCGACATTGCAGGACCTGTGAGTTCACAGCGGTTCCGGCTGCAGTTGATGCGCGGGCAACTCAGCGCGGCGGAGCGGGACATCACCGGGTTGCTCGAGGCGATGGCCGCGAAGGTCGATCCGTCCGCGCTGTTCGAGGGAGAGGCCAACATCGCCGAAGCGCGCATCGTGGCGCTCGACGACAGCGTGGGTGCTCGGACGCGTCTGGCCAAGCTGGATGCCGCGATTGCGCGTTCAAAGACGCCGCTGGAGGACCAGAAGACGTTGTATCGGGCGTTTGCGCATGCGCGAGCGGGCAACGTGGCGCAGGCGCGACGGTTGCTGGCCTCGGCGGAGCCGTTGCTGCCGCGTGATACCACCTGGCGTCTCTGGATCAGCGGCGAGATCGCGCTGGCGGAAGGTCGGCCAGCCGATGCCGTGCGGGCGTTCCGCCGCTTGGTCGGCGCCGAGATGTTTTGCGTCATCTGCGGCTCCGGCGCGTTGGCCCGCTCTTACGACGCGCTCGGCCAGCGCGATTCCGTGGTGGCGATCTACGAGCGTATGCTGGCGAGTCACGACCCGGAGAATCGCTGGGGGGAAGACGTGTTCGAGCGCGCCCGCGCCCTGAAGCGACTGGGTGAGCTGTACGAGGAGCGCGGCAACGTGGCGCAGGCCGTCCGCCGCTATCGCGACTTCGTGGAACTGTGGAAGGACGCGGACCCCACGCTGCAGCCGGTGGTACAGGACGTGAGGGAGCGCATCGCGCGACTGGAGCAGAAGCGGGGCTAG
- a CDS encoding tRNA guanosine(34) transglycosylase Tgt yields MSITSSPEFSFRASHDREGARLGWFTTPHGVVQTPEFMPVGTRAAVRGIDMREMRAMGTQMLLANAYHLYLNPGDRMVRALGGLHAFSRFSGPMLTDSGGYQVFSLAKFRQVREEGVTFKSIVDGSRHNYTPERVMQIERNLGADVIMQLDELIEGGAEHEASRAAMERSLRWLERCRIEFDRLEREGREPATPFAVPDGAPAMYGGDAEQERMAPPQALFPIIQGGTSDDLRTASINGILQTGDWAGIAMGGLSVGEAKPLMYATFDTCAPLLPRDKPRYLMGVGFPDDLIEAVRRGMDLFDCVAPTKMGRHGTVFTEDGKVSIRKSSHRTDRRPLTDACPCPACTDYDRAYLRHLHANEEPLGQRLLALHNLTFLLRLMEQIRAAIRDERFESWSTAWLERYRAKGA; encoded by the coding sequence GTGAGCATCACGAGTTCACCGGAGTTCTCGTTCCGCGCGTCGCACGATCGCGAAGGGGCACGGCTGGGCTGGTTCACGACACCGCACGGCGTGGTACAGACGCCCGAGTTCATGCCGGTCGGAACCCGCGCCGCCGTGCGCGGCATCGACATGCGCGAGATGCGCGCGATGGGGACGCAGATGCTCCTCGCCAATGCGTACCACCTGTATCTCAACCCGGGCGACCGCATGGTGCGCGCGCTGGGGGGACTACACGCATTCTCGCGCTTCAGCGGCCCGATGCTCACTGATTCCGGCGGCTATCAGGTGTTCTCGCTGGCCAAGTTCCGGCAGGTGCGTGAAGAGGGCGTAACGTTCAAGAGCATCGTCGACGGCTCGCGCCACAATTACACGCCGGAGCGCGTGATGCAGATCGAGCGCAATCTTGGCGCCGATGTGATCATGCAGCTCGACGAATTGATCGAAGGTGGCGCCGAGCATGAGGCGTCGCGGGCGGCGATGGAGCGCAGCCTGCGCTGGCTCGAGCGCTGTCGGATCGAGTTTGACCGCCTCGAGCGCGAAGGGCGCGAGCCCGCCACACCGTTCGCCGTACCTGACGGCGCGCCGGCGATGTACGGCGGCGACGCGGAACAGGAGCGCATGGCGCCACCACAGGCGCTGTTCCCGATCATTCAAGGCGGCACCAGCGACGACCTGCGCACGGCGTCCATCAACGGCATTCTGCAAACGGGCGACTGGGCCGGCATCGCCATGGGCGGATTGTCCGTGGGCGAAGCCAAGCCGCTCATGTACGCCACGTTCGATACGTGCGCGCCGCTGCTGCCGCGCGACAAGCCGCGCTACCTCATGGGCGTCGGCTTCCCCGACGACCTGATCGAAGCCGTGCGGCGTGGCATGGACCTGTTCGACTGCGTGGCCCCAACGAAGATGGGGCGGCACGGCACCGTGTTCACCGAAGACGGCAAAGTCTCGATCCGAAAGAGCAGCCATCGCACCGACCGCCGGCCGCTCACCGATGCATGCCCCTGCCCGGCCTGCACCGACTACGATCGCGCCTATCTGCGGCACCTGCACGCCAACGAAGAGCCGTTGGGACAGCGCCTGCTCGCGCTGCACAACCTGACGTTTCTGTTGCGGCTGATGGAGCAGATCCGTGCCGCGATCAGGGACGAGCGGTTCGAGAGCTGGTCAACGGCATGGTTGGAGCGCTACCGGGCCAAGGGCGCGTAA
- a CDS encoding HD domain-containing protein — protein sequence MSEAPASPLGADLQGTLAFLRAAESLKYMTRTSWTSNGQQETVAAHTWRLCLMALVLAQHFPGIDVGKLLRMCLVHDLGEAISGDISAALQASLPNKAEQERADLVQLVQPLPDAVRADLVALWDEYEAAASPEAKLAKGLDKLETILQHNQGVMPADFDFLFNIGYGAAYTRDHPVLAALRGVLDAETHERAREQVATRRSVSGEAS from the coding sequence ATGAGTGAAGCTCCCGCGTCGCCACTGGGCGCCGATTTGCAGGGCACGCTCGCGTTTCTGCGAGCGGCCGAGTCGCTGAAGTACATGACGCGGACGTCGTGGACATCGAACGGCCAACAGGAAACGGTGGCCGCGCACACGTGGCGGCTCTGCCTCATGGCGTTGGTGCTGGCACAGCACTTCCCGGGCATCGACGTGGGCAAGCTGCTGCGCATGTGCCTCGTGCATGATCTTGGCGAGGCGATCAGTGGCGACATCTCGGCCGCGCTGCAGGCGTCGCTGCCGAACAAGGCCGAGCAGGAGCGCGCGGACCTGGTGCAACTGGTGCAGCCATTGCCGGACGCCGTGCGGGCGGATCTCGTGGCGCTGTGGGATGAGTACGAAGCGGCGGCGAGCCCCGAAGCCAAACTGGCCAAGGGCCTCGACAAGCTCGAGACGATCCTGCAGCACAATCAGGGTGTGATGCCGGCGGACTTCGACTTTCTGTTCAACATCGGGTACGGCGCGGCGTACACGCGGGATCATCCGGTGCTTGCCGCGCTGCGCGGCGTTCTGGATGCGGAGACACACGAGCGCGCGCGTGAGCAGGTGGCGACGCGACGATCCGTGTCCGGCGAGGCCTCGTGA
- a CDS encoding VTT domain-containing protein: MSRESTWLARTHARLEHWADAGWSNSVVFGWGLLQGCVFPGFADLFFLPLALARPERAYRYALIATAGTLIGSIALYFAGAEALSWLEGPVSRYFALTPESITEYRGTIAQYGGWAIFASTMSPLSTKLTSIASGAAGVPFLEFLLALAAGRLSRTLLFAWLVRHGGADAVSKFTKHTPIAPPDSSSTKPS; encoded by the coding sequence ATGTCACGCGAGTCGACCTGGCTGGCGCGCACGCACGCGCGCCTCGAGCACTGGGCTGATGCGGGATGGTCGAACAGCGTGGTATTCGGATGGGGACTGCTGCAGGGCTGCGTCTTCCCCGGTTTCGCGGACCTGTTCTTCCTCCCGTTGGCACTCGCGCGTCCGGAACGCGCCTATCGCTACGCCCTGATCGCCACCGCCGGCACGTTGATCGGCAGCATCGCGCTGTACTTCGCCGGTGCCGAGGCGCTGTCGTGGCTCGAGGGACCGGTGTCGCGCTACTTCGCGCTCACCCCCGAGTCGATCACCGAGTACCGCGGCACCATCGCGCAATACGGTGGCTGGGCGATCTTTGCCAGTACGATGTCCCCGCTGTCGACCAAGCTCACGAGCATCGCGTCAGGCGCGGCCGGTGTACCGTTTTTGGAGTTCCTGCTGGCACTCGCCGCCGGGCGTCTCTCGCGCACATTGCTGTTCGCGTGGCTCGTGCGTCACGGTGGGGCCGACGCGGTGTCGAAGTTCACCAAGCACACGCCCATCGCGCCTCCTGATTCGTCGTCAACCAAGCCGTCATGA
- a CDS encoding phosphodiester glycosidase family protein, translated as MRIRALVWPLLTALPLLSACRTLVPGRAARFPFVVSPRVADTIDTEVLSHAVRLHRLVNVKAPWRAWVLDVNMSACASVQALKGEATAVGRNTTSVLLSRLPAASHPIAAVNADFFLFAPPGVLTNAHIERGTVIAGPGPNVLLGYDAQRGLFIDSVRVSGAVMSAHGTVELQTWNRPAANRAGLVDAHWGVPLDTLVRTRAMRLDPIVPVRQDTSAGRYIVRAARASDTLVFGDTLVLIVPPAMRARAVAGDTVTVQRRLTPFWPRESVGGRGVLLIDSVVGADVDREGNAGFQGLNPRTAAGIARVGNSQRLLLAVIDGRQPGYSVGMTLRQTAELLQSLGAQRAINLDGGGSSAMVVRDNATGALRVRNKPSDPTGERPVGNALAVLGVCADR; from the coding sequence ATGCGAATTCGCGCTCTCGTGTGGCCGCTGCTGACCGCCCTGCCGTTGCTCTCGGCCTGTCGCACCCTCGTGCCGGGCCGCGCGGCGCGGTTCCCCTTCGTGGTGTCGCCTCGTGTCGCCGACACCATCGACACCGAGGTGCTCTCCCACGCGGTGCGACTGCATCGCCTGGTGAACGTGAAGGCACCGTGGCGGGCGTGGGTGCTCGACGTGAACATGTCGGCCTGCGCCAGCGTGCAGGCGCTCAAGGGCGAGGCCACGGCCGTAGGGCGGAACACCACCAGCGTGCTGCTGTCGCGCCTGCCAGCCGCCTCGCACCCCATCGCGGCGGTGAACGCCGATTTCTTCCTGTTCGCGCCGCCGGGAGTGCTCACTAATGCGCACATCGAGCGCGGCACGGTGATCGCCGGCCCCGGCCCGAACGTGCTGCTGGGGTACGACGCGCAGCGCGGACTGTTCATCGATTCCGTGCGCGTGAGCGGTGCGGTCATGAGTGCACACGGCACGGTTGAACTCCAAACCTGGAATCGCCCTGCCGCCAATCGCGCGGGCTTGGTCGACGCGCATTGGGGCGTGCCGCTCGACACGCTGGTGCGCACGCGCGCGATGCGGCTCGACCCCATCGTGCCGGTGCGACAGGATACGAGCGCCGGCCGCTACATCGTGCGGGCCGCGCGAGCGAGCGACACGCTGGTGTTTGGCGACACGCTCGTGCTGATCGTACCGCCGGCCATGCGTGCGCGGGCGGTGGCCGGTGATACGGTCACCGTGCAGCGACGGCTCACGCCTTTTTGGCCGCGTGAATCCGTGGGTGGTCGCGGCGTGCTGCTCATCGACAGCGTGGTGGGCGCCGACGTAGATCGTGAAGGGAACGCGGGCTTTCAAGGGCTCAACCCACGCACGGCGGCCGGCATCGCGCGGGTGGGCAACTCGCAGCGCTTGCTGCTGGCCGTCATCGACGGACGTCAGCCCGGCTACAGCGTGGGGATGACGCTGCGGCAAACGGCCGAGCTGTTGCAGTCACTTGGTGCGCAGCGCGCGATCAATCTCGACGGCGGCGGGTCGTCAGCCATGGTTGTACGTGATAACGCCACGGGTGCGCTGCGTGTGCGCAACAAACCGTCCGATCCAACCGGCGAACGGCCGGTGGGGAACGCGCTGGCGGTGCTCGGCGTCTGCGCGGATCGATAG
- a CDS encoding YciI family protein, which yields MYALAIIRYRRPFEEIAPYVEEHRAYLKELKTQGLLLASGPFDPRVGGGLLLRVPDADGPAALDRIRNGDPFTRLALAQYELLPWNPVIGKEGLDTL from the coding sequence ATGTACGCACTCGCGATCATCCGCTACCGTCGCCCGTTCGAAGAGATCGCTCCGTATGTCGAGGAGCACCGGGCCTACCTGAAGGAACTCAAGACGCAGGGGCTGTTGCTCGCGTCAGGACCGTTCGATCCCCGCGTCGGCGGCGGATTGCTGCTGAGGGTGCCCGACGCCGACGGTCCGGCCGCACTCGATCGCATCCGCAATGGTGATCCATTCACGCGCCTGGCGCTGGCGCAGTATGAACTGTTGCCGTGGAATCCGGTGATCGGGAAAGAGGGGCTCGACACGCTGTAG
- a CDS encoding carboxypeptidase-like regulatory domain-containing protein has protein sequence MRFDILDWSRIGLLGLVLGVTLSLRTREASAQTTSISGVVLVDSLERPIAGAEIVIGGTERVTRSDSAGVFVLRSVPIGRRQLQIRAVGYQSLSVSLDIPAVGLDGLEILLRPNTTELEKVAVRADASPTARWLRDFESRRRMGIGRFMDSTELWAGGDPRNWAQRVAQRVPGVRLIGYGGSLAMATGNRGRNSFRGLPSGDRSDRMRGARANCYVRVMVDGVLRYDTQPDRPLFDVSNWDGPPIVAAEIYTPAQLPVEFNRLGSSSCGALVLWTKR, from the coding sequence ATGCGCTTTGACATCTTGGATTGGTCTCGAATCGGGTTGCTCGGTCTTGTGCTCGGTGTGACGCTGTCACTCCGCACCCGCGAGGCATCGGCGCAGACGACGTCGATCTCCGGCGTTGTGCTCGTCGATTCGCTCGAGCGGCCAATCGCCGGCGCGGAGATCGTGATCGGGGGAACCGAGCGCGTCACGCGCTCCGACTCGGCAGGTGTCTTCGTGCTCCGCAGCGTGCCGATCGGGCGTCGCCAGTTGCAGATCCGGGCTGTCGGCTACCAGTCGCTCAGTGTGAGCCTGGACATTCCCGCCGTCGGGTTGGACGGCCTCGAAATTTTGTTGCGCCCGAATACCACGGAGTTGGAGAAGGTCGCCGTACGTGCCGACGCCTCCCCGACGGCCCGCTGGCTGCGTGACTTCGAGAGCCGCCGCCGCATGGGGATCGGACGGTTCATGGACTCCACCGAGTTGTGGGCGGGTGGGGATCCGCGGAACTGGGCGCAACGCGTGGCCCAGCGCGTGCCCGGGGTGCGATTGATCGGCTACGGGGGCAGCTTGGCCATGGCGACCGGGAATCGTGGACGCAATTCGTTCCGGGGACTGCCCAGCGGTGACCGGAGCGACCGGATGCGCGGCGCGCGGGCGAATTGCTACGTCCGGGTGATGGTCGATGGCGTGTTGCGTTACGACACCCAGCCCGATCGGCCGTTGTTCGACGTGTCGAACTGGGATGGTCCCCCGATTGTCGCGGCGGAGATCTACACGCCGGCGCAATTGCCGGTGGAGTTCAACCGGCTTGGGTCGTCGTCCTGCGGCGCGCTGGTGCTCTGGACCAAGCGCTAA
- the sufU gene encoding Fe-S cluster assembly sulfur transfer protein SufU, with the protein MSTAAPFTASIAAMYQDALLAHHRAPHNRRVIESPTAVGARKNPVCGDDITVMVSLESDAVRDVAFTGRSCSIATASASMMTDAVRGLSVSEALALADAVDRMLHPDLGGASGADAAPEPLPDALTPLRGVAPFPGRHGCAMLPWQALREALTAKR; encoded by the coding sequence ATGAGCACCGCTGCTCCGTTCACCGCCAGCATTGCGGCCATGTACCAGGACGCGCTGCTCGCGCACCATCGCGCGCCACACAATCGGCGGGTGATCGAATCGCCCACCGCCGTCGGCGCGCGCAAGAATCCGGTGTGCGGTGACGACATCACGGTCATGGTTTCGCTCGAATCCGACGCGGTGCGCGATGTGGCCTTCACCGGCCGCAGCTGCTCGATCGCCACGGCATCGGCGTCGATGATGACCGACGCGGTGCGAGGGCTCTCCGTGAGCGAGGCGCTGGCCCTGGCCGACGCGGTCGATCGCATGCTGCATCCTGACCTTGGCGGCGCCAGCGGCGCGGACGCCGCTCCCGAGCCGTTGCCCGACGCCCTCACGCCGCTGCGTGGCGTGGCGCCGTTTCCGGGGCGTCACGGGTGCGCCATGTTGCCGTGGCAGGCACTGCGCGAGGCGCTGACGGCGAAGCGGTAG
- a CDS encoding SufS family cysteine desulfurase yields the protein MSIASLAPRADFPLLAANPALHYLDSAATSQKPAAMLDALRHFYETSNANPHRGAYALSALATDAYHDARATIARFVGVADADCLIFTRGTTESMNLVASSWGGAHVGPGDEIVVSAIEHHANFVPWQQLALRTGSTLRIVELTATQTIDLDMLRDVVGARTKIVAITHVSNAVGSITPLQDVVRIVRSRSAAVIVVDGAQAVPHLAVNFDALDIDFYAFSGHKLLGPMGIGVLVGRRKLLEAMPPYQFGGDMIEWVRDADSTWNVLPHKFEAGTPNAADAVALAAAVRYLDGLGMAKVRAHEIALLEAAEARVRALPGVTVYGPPAAQRSGVLSFSLADVHPHDLATILDQHGVCIRAGHHCAQPLMRRLGVSATARASFYVYSDGSDVEALVGALTAAQQLFATVE from the coding sequence ATGTCGATCGCGTCTCTGGCGCCCCGCGCTGATTTTCCGTTGCTCGCCGCCAACCCGGCCTTACACTACCTCGACTCGGCGGCCACGTCGCAGAAGCCGGCGGCGATGCTCGATGCGCTGCGCCACTTCTACGAAACGTCGAACGCCAATCCGCACCGCGGCGCGTACGCGCTATCGGCGCTGGCCACCGATGCCTACCACGATGCCCGTGCGACGATCGCGCGATTCGTGGGCGTAGCCGACGCCGACTGTCTGATCTTCACGCGCGGCACCACCGAATCGATGAATCTGGTGGCATCGAGCTGGGGCGGCGCCCATGTGGGGCCAGGCGACGAGATCGTGGTGTCGGCAATCGAGCACCACGCCAACTTCGTGCCCTGGCAGCAGCTCGCGCTGCGCACCGGCTCCACGCTGCGCATCGTGGAGCTCACCGCCACGCAGACGATCGATCTCGACATGCTGCGCGATGTCGTCGGGGCGCGCACCAAGATCGTGGCGATCACCCACGTGTCGAACGCGGTGGGGTCGATCACGCCGCTGCAGGATGTGGTGCGCATCGTGCGCTCGCGGTCGGCGGCAGTGATTGTGGTGGACGGCGCGCAGGCCGTGCCGCACCTGGCCGTCAACTTCGATGCGCTCGATATCGACTTCTACGCGTTCAGCGGCCACAAGCTGCTCGGCCCGATGGGTATCGGCGTGTTGGTGGGGCGTCGCAAGCTGCTGGAGGCCATGCCGCCGTATCAGTTCGGTGGCGATATGATCGAGTGGGTCCGCGACGCCGACAGCACGTGGAATGTGCTGCCGCACAAGTTCGAGGCTGGCACCCCCAACGCCGCCGACGCGGTGGCCCTGGCGGCCGCTGTGCGCTATTTGGACGGTCTGGGCATGGCCAAGGTGCGCGCCCACGAGATCGCGCTGCTGGAGGCCGCTGAGGCCCGTGTGCGAGCCCTGCCGGGCGTCACCGTGTACGGCCCGCCGGCGGCGCAGCGCAGCGGGGTGCTCAGTTTCTCGCTGGCCGACGTGCATCCGCACGACCTGGCCACGATTCTCGATCAGCATGGCGTGTGCATCCGGGCCGGACACCACTGTGCACAGCCGCTGATGCGGCGGCTCGGCGTCAGTGCCACGGCGCGGGCCAGCTTCTACGTGTACAGCGACGGCAGTGACGTGGAGGCGCTCGTAGGCGCCCTCACCGCCGCGCAGCAGCTCTTCGCGACGGTCGAGTGA
- a CDS encoding non-heme iron oxygenase ferredoxin subunit yields MSVPDGFVRAAAWREIEAGLPLGVVMTDGRRVCLVRDGDTVHAVDDRCPHRDFAISGGDLVEPCVLECPWHGARFDVRTGAVLSGPSTDDLGTYPVQVADGDVFVGPRRT; encoded by the coding sequence GTGAGCGTGCCCGACGGGTTTGTTCGTGCGGCGGCGTGGCGGGAGATCGAGGCAGGACTTCCGCTGGGTGTGGTGATGACTGACGGCCGGCGGGTGTGTCTGGTGCGCGACGGGGACACCGTGCACGCGGTGGACGATCGCTGTCCGCATCGGGACTTCGCGATCTCCGGTGGTGATCTGGTGGAGCCGTGTGTGCTCGAGTGTCCGTGGCATGGCGCGCGCTTCGATGTGCGCACCGGCGCGGTGCTCTCCGGTCCATCCACCGACGATCTCGGCACGTATCCCGTGCAGGTCGCCGATGGTGATGTCTTTGTCGGGCCGCGTCGCACGTAG
- the sufU gene encoding Fe-S cluster assembly sulfur transfer protein SufU yields the protein MRFPHTPDSLLPTSLSDLQELYQSVILDHNRKPRNFGVLEGSNRAADGKNPLCGDEVHVALHVDGDVITEVKFTGHGCAISKASASLMTAAVKGKTREEAETLFARFHALVLGQDAGGGKDLGQLVVFSGVSRFPVRVKCASLAWHTLKAALDDGPTDAVSSLSTDA from the coding sequence ATGCGCTTTCCCCATACCCCCGACTCCCTACTCCCTACTTCGTTGTCAGACCTACAAGAACTTTATCAATCGGTCATTCTCGACCACAATCGCAAGCCGCGGAATTTCGGTGTGCTCGAGGGTTCGAACCGCGCGGCGGACGGCAAGAATCCGTTGTGCGGTGATGAAGTCCATGTGGCGTTGCATGTGGACGGCGACGTGATCACCGAGGTGAAGTTCACGGGCCACGGCTGCGCGATTTCGAAGGCGTCGGCCTCGCTGATGACGGCGGCGGTGAAGGGCAAGACGCGAGAGGAGGCGGAGACGCTGTTCGCGCGTTTCCACGCGTTGGTGCTCGGGCAGGATGCCGGCGGCGGGAAGGATCTGGGACAGCTCGTGGTCTTTTCGGGGGTGTCGCGCTTTCCGGTGCGGGTGAAGTGTGCCTCGCTGGCGTGGCATACGCTCAAGGCGGCGCTGGACGACGGGCCGACTGATGCGGTGTCGTCGCTCAGTACCGACGCGTGA